Part of the Mycolicibacterium mageritense genome is shown below.
CCCGGGATCGGTCACGGCTGGGCGGCAAGCGGCCACAGGCAGCCGATTTCGGGCCTCGAACCCCGAACACATGGATGCCCGTCGGGCCGCCATCATCGCCGCCACGGCGCGGGTGATCGTGACCAACGGGGTGGATTCGACCCGCTTGGCCGATGTGGCCGAGGAGGCCGGTGTCTCGGTCGGCCTGATCCAGCACTACTTCCGGACCAAGGACCGGCTGGTGCTGGAGACCTTCCGGGCCGCGGCCGAGGCGAGCCGCGACGGTTGGCGCCGCTGGGCCGCCCTGGTCGATCAGCCGCTGGTGCGCATCGCCGCCCTGGCCCGATTCATCGTGACCGACGACGACTTCGCACTGGCCTGGGGTCTGTGGGTCGAGTTCTATGCCGTCAGCGCGCGAAACCGGGAGCTGCGCAAGCACATTCACCGGATCATGAACCTGTGGCGGACGCTGTTCACCGAGTGCGTCAACGACGGCATCGAACGCGGCGTGCTCACCTCGAACGGAAACGTGGACGACGCCGTGACCCGGATCGTGGCCCTGACCGATGGACTGGCCATCCAGAACCTGCTCGGCCTCTACGAGATGACCACGCCGTTGATGGAGTCGATGATCCTCGACGCCATCGCCGACCTGTTCAACGTCGACCGGATGGCGCTGGCCGAGGCGTCGGAAGCGGTGACCCACGCCGCGCTCGGCGCGCAATCCTGACCGCCGAATCGGGTATCGCGGCCGACAATATCGCACCACTGTTGCAC
Proteins encoded:
- a CDS encoding TetR/AcrR family transcriptional regulator — its product is MDARRAAIIAATARVIVTNGVDSTRLADVAEEAGVSVGLIQHYFRTKDRLVLETFRAAAEASRDGWRRWAALVDQPLVRIAALARFIVTDDDFALAWGLWVEFYAVSARNRELRKHIHRIMNLWRTLFTECVNDGIERGVLTSNGNVDDAVTRIVALTDGLAIQNLLGLYEMTTPLMESMILDAIADLFNVDRMALAEASEAVTHAALGAQS